Sequence from the Fusobacterium periodonticum 1_1_41FAA genome:
TATAGGCATCATACATTGTTTTTTCTTCTTCAGGAGTGTCATCTTCCCAATGCCATAGATGCAAGTCTCCAGAGTGGAAAATATTTTTATCTTCAACATTAACATAAAAAGAAGAACCTAAATCTGTTGAACCAAAAGTACTTATTTTTAAATTATCTAGTTCAAAGCTATCTCCCTCCTTCGTAAAGTAAAAGTTTTTATGTTTATGTATTTTTATATCATCACTTAAAATATATTTAATATTTTCATTTAAGTTTAACCATTTTAATATTTCTTTATTAAAATGATCACTATGACTATGTGAAGAAAATACATAAACTTTTTTATCAGTTCTTTTTATAAATTTACTTATAAAACTTTCTTCTTCATTTTTCTTATCAGTTGGAATTCTATAAAAATCAAATATTAAAATACTTTTTTCTAACTCCAGCACAAATCCACTATGATAAATATAATAAATCATATAGCACCTCTTATTTATTTTTTAATTAATAGTTTATTTTACCATTTTTTACAGAAAAT
This genomic interval carries:
- a CDS encoding MBL fold metallo-hydrolase, with translation MIYYIYHSGFVLELEKSILIFDFYRIPTDKKNEEESFISKFIKRTDKKVYVFSSHSHSDHFNKEILKWLNLNENIKYILSDDIKIHKHKNFYFTKEGDSFELDNLKISTFGSTDLGSSFYVNVEDKNIFHSGDLHLWHWEDDTPEEEKTMYDAYMSELEKIKKLDRIDIAFVPVDPRLGVNTLEGVELFYKVLKPKLIVPMHFSDDYSQMKNFIGAFKNIKDVEVIEIDESMKKILE